In Miscanthus floridulus cultivar M001 chromosome 5, ASM1932011v1, whole genome shotgun sequence, one genomic interval encodes:
- the LOC136454570 gene encoding uncharacterized protein: protein MAVPNYTYLKLKMPGPSGIITIESMYEHAYDYDVECIKYVEALAEAETLIAHLDQLSGKVPDSKHRAGAFELVETIKLIPVDPACPDDRALRISATLDIK from the coding sequence atggcagtgcccaactatacctaccttaagctcaagatgccaggccctagcggcaTCATCACGATTGAATCCATGTATGAACATGCATATGACTACGACGTTGAATGCATCAAGTACGTTGAGgcccttgcggaggccgagaccctcatcgcccacctcgaccaactcagtggcaaggtgcctgactccaagcatcgcgcgggggcgttcgagctcgtggaaaccatcaaactcatcccggtcgaccccgcctgccctgaTGACCGAGCGCtaaggatcagtgccaccctcgacatcaaatag